The genomic window TCACGACTTTCACACCACCGTCTGATTTTGGTATCTCGCTTGTGTGTGATTTTGTATATCCTTGATTCATATGCTTACGATAGAGTAACCATTGACCGCTAACTTTATGCTGTACGCCTAACTGATTAAGCAATTTATTCAAAGCGATAGCTGACATTCCATAATCAGCTGCAATTTGAGAAGTCGCTACTGTATCCGTTGATGATAGAATCGTATCCAGATAGCTGATTTTGGGTTCGTATTCAGCAATTTGTTGTTCGAGTAGTTGATTTTTTTCTTCTAAATCAGCTGCTAATCGCAATGCTTGAGCAAAGCTTTGAGGGACGTTCGTGTAGCTTCCTGTTTTTCTGATTGCTGGAAGGACTTCACTTGTCACCCAACGTTTGAACTTTCTTGCGTTTGGAAGCTTGGATTTAAGTATTAAGCTATATAGCCCTGATTCGTTGATCAGCATTAATGCTGTTCCATTAACGGTGAACGATTCGTTCTGCGTTTTATCTTCTTCATCTACATGGTCACGAATTGCTTTAGGAGTATTTGAGTAGCCCAAAACATTAGCTACATCTTTTCCGACAAAGTATGGCTTGTTATCCAACAAAATAGTCCGGACTTCATTTTGTTCAAAATCAAAAATTTTTGGTTGGTTCATTTTGTTTCCTCCTTTTTAAGTTGTTTGTTTACTTAGTAGCGTAAATGCGACTTTGCCGTTAAAAAAAATTTCGATCGCTTCTTGATCAGTTAGCGGAATCTCAATCTTCATTTTCTGAGCTTCTTCAATTGAGAAAGCTCCACCTTTTTTCATCTTTCGGTAAAAAGTGCTACGGTCAACCCCGATCGAATCAGCTACTGCTTGTTGAGTAGTACCACGCTCTACGATAAGACCCTTTAACTTGTTTGTATTAATCATGGATATTCACTCCTTCTTTAGTCGCATTAACGCGACTTGTTATAACTAATATACCACCCTATTATTTATCGGTCAACAAAAAAGTTGCATTATCGCGATTTATTTTGTTGCATATTTGCAACTTATGATTTATAATATTTTTAAGAGGTGATTGCAATGGACATAGGGCAAAGAATGAAATCAAGGAGAAAGGAACTAAAATTGAGTGCAGATGTTGTTGCTGAAAAACTCGGAGTTTCTAGGTCAACTGTTTTTAGATATGAGAAGGGAGAAATAGAGAAACTTCCAACTAATATTCTTGACAGTGTTGCGGAAGTTTTAGAAACCACCCCAGCTTTTTTGATGGGTTGGGAGAGTGAAAGTGTTACTCATATAGAAACAGTCTACAATCAACTTGAACAATCGAGACAAGCAAAGGTTTACAATTTTGCAGTTGAGGAACTTGAAGAACAAAAAAATGATAACAACACTAATATCTCAGAACTTGAGGCTTATAGAAATCGGAAAAGAAAAGCTCAAAAGATTACTGATTTCCCCTGTTTCGGTTTTGCAGGAGCAGGATTAGGTGAAGCTTTACAAGAGGAAAAGCCAGAGTATATACCATTGCCTTCAAGTGTTATTCCACCAGAAGCTGACTTTTGTTTGCTTGTCAACGGAGATTCTATGGAACCTAGTTTCTTAAACGGTACCTATGCGTTTATTAATGTTGTACACGGTGTTCACTCAGGGACTGTAGCGGTTGTCATTTTGAATGGCGAAGGGCTATTAAAACGAGTATGGTTTGAAAACAATATTGCTCGTTTGGAATCCTTCAATAAGAAGTATGAAGATATTGTGGTTACGGAACATGATGATTTTAGAATTGTCGGTAAAGTAGTAATGTAATAGAGACTTTGTTTCAACAAAGTCTTCCTCTATATTGTGAAATTTAATACAAATGTATATTAAGAAATGAGGTGAAAAAGTGAAACAAAAAATTTTCAAGCTTATACTTTTAAGCTTCCTTGTATTTTTAGCTAGTTGCAATAACAACTCAAGTTCTGAAGGTAAAAAAGATATAACTAGCACCGATATAAATTCAACTGAATTAAGTTCTAATGTTAGAACGCAACACAGTACTGAAAAAAGCACTGACCAAACCGTAGAGACCACTACTAGCCAGCCTCCAGAACCAACATCCACAAATACGTCACATGGTTCAACAACTTATCAAAACATACTGGATGAATACACTACAAAAATACAAAGCGCTACACCCGGTTTGATTCAGGAATTTAAAAACGAATCTGTAAATAATACTAGTGGCATTGATGGTCTAGCCGCAATCTCAAATAACAAAGTTGAAAAGCTAGCGATAATTTCAAATGAAGGAATCAGCAAAATGTCTGATCTATATTATTTACTTTCCGATGAATATTCAACCTACGAAAGTTGGGCAACAAAACTAACTGATGTTTATACTATTGAGTCACAGAAGATTGTTGGGGAATATCTAGCTTATTTTTCTAATCAAGAAAACAAACAAATTACAAACAGTGCTAATTCCCCGGATTCAGAACCAGCTGATTCTATAAATAAGGAAACACCCTCAGAAACTACAACAATAGTACAAAGTGGTGAAGATCCCAGACAAATTGCAGAACGTGCTGGTATCACTGTTGATCAATTATTTTCACTGAACGGGATAGACCCAAATAATTATCTTCTCTATCCTGGGCAAGAATTGAAAGTTAAATAAGTCCAGTTCACTTCAATTGATATAATCTTAGTTTCAAAAAAATTGACAATGTTATTAACTCCTATGGAGTTTTTAGCTTAGCTTCAAAATATTTTTAGAAAGAAGGAATGGAAAAATGGGAAAGAAAGTAATGGGATCAGACGGAAAGATGTATAAGGTTAAGAAACCTTTTTATCAAAGAGTTTGGTTTTGGTTGATTGCAGTTATAGTAGTTTTCATCGGTGTCGGAACATTGGGTGGTGGAGATAACGAAAGTGGATCAAATGTGAAAAAAGTAGATTCTGAAGAAAAGTCAACTTCAACTGAATCTACAACAGAGGGACAAAAAGAAGAAACATTTAAAATTGGCGACACCGCTAGTATTGATGGTTATGAAATTAAAGTCAATAGCGTGGAGTTCCAAGATGGCAGTGAATATAACAAACCTGCTGAAGGTAAACAGTTTGTAATCATTAATATAACAATTACCAACAATACTGACGAGAAACAATCATTCAATCCTCTAGACTATTCTCTTAATGAAGACGGCGTTTCAAGTTCAACTGGCTTTACTTACGCAGACGGTGTTGACTCTCTAAGTAGCGGCGACTTGGATAAAGGTGCTAGTGTTACAGGTAATCTTGTAGGCGAAGCAAATCCAAACTCGAAATTAAAACTACGTTATCAAGGAAATTTCTTTTTATCTGATCATGAAGTTGATTTTGATTTAAATTAAAAAAACACGCCCCTCACCTTGGACAGTAAGAGCGTGTTCAGCAATAAACATATAGGCTTATTTGCTATGCCTATTGTAGCAAAAATAAGGAGTGGTAACAATATGGCAATTGAAAAAGGTACTGTAGAAAAATTACCAAGCGGTAATTTTAGACTTAGGGTAACCGTGGGTTATAATGAAAATGGTAATCCTATAAGGTTGAATAAAACCATCGATACGAAAAATCGACGTAAAGCTTACATAGAACTCGATTCTTGGATCGAGCAAATAGAAGAACATGGCTATGAAGATATTTCAACAATAACCTTCGAGAATTTTTATGAGAATATGTGGAAAAAAGAAGCTCGGTCTATGCTTGAGCCAAGAACTTTAAGAGAATACTCAGATATTATCGAGAAACGATTTTTGCCATCGCTAAAAACAAAAAAGATGGTGGAAATTAAACCATACCAAATAAAAGAAATTGTTATTGCTGCCAAGTCATTTCGCAAAGATAAAGATTCAATATCCAGAAAGACTAAAAAGCGTTTTTTAAACGCTCTTAGTAGTGTCTTTAATGTTGCTAAAGATCAATATAGGATAATTAATCATAATCCTGTATCAGATGTTAGACTACCTAAAGAGACCTCACTTAAATCTGAAACACCAAAGCCTTATTCTATCGAAGAGGTTAATAAAATGTTCTTAGCATTAGAAGAACATGCTTCAGATAAAACAAAAGCATTAGTATTGACTGCATTTTTTACAGGTGCTCGAGAAGGGGAAATTGCTGCTGTCGAAGAACAGGATTTTGATTTCGCTAATAATACGGTGTGTTTCCATCAGCGTGTTGTTTTAGACGAGAATAAGAAGTATCAGAGAAGAGATGGATTAAAAGCTTCTGATTCGAAGACAATACCAGTCCCTGAAAGCTATATGAATTATATGAAGCAATTTATGTTGCAAAACCAAAACGCTCGTGTAAAACTAGATATCGATCCAGAACACAAGTATATTTTTGGTTCGCCAGAAGGAAGCTTCGAACTACCTACTTCCCTTTACCGAAATTGGAAAAGATTTATCAAACGTGCCCAACTGCGTGATATTCGTTTCCACGACATACGGCATACATCTGCCTCATATTTACTTGCGGATGCGAACATACCTATAAAAGCAGTACAAGAAATATTAGGACATAAAGATTATAGGACAACAATGAACATCTATGGTCACGCTCTCGAAGAATCTAAGCGTGCTGCCAGTGATAGATTTTCAAAATTGTTCAAAGATTGATATGTTATTTATTTATAAAAGTTCAAATTTCCTGCCCACGTCTCTGCCCACGACCTAAAAAATTGAAATAAAAAAAGTTGTCACATCTCGGATAAACCTTGATGTGACAACTTTTTATAGTTATGCCAGCTATAGGGATCGAACCTACGACCTACGCGTTACGAGTGCGTTGCTCTACCAACTGAGCTAAGCTGGCGTTTCCAAATGAAATTATAGTCGTTATGTTAGAAAATGTAAAGAGTAATCTGGAAGTTTTTTCTGCTTTCATGATTTTTTTCAACAAATGTGCTATAATTATAAATGAAAGGCAGGTTTTATGAAAATGGCAACTTTTGGAAAATTTGAGACAAAGGTCGAACCGTCAGAATTTGGAGAAAAATTTACCACTGATACACATGTTACCTTTATGCTTCATGGAAAAACGCAAACCGGAACGATTTCCAAGCAATTGAAAAATTCTGCTGTTGTTGCAATTGATGAAACGAACGAGAATGCCGATTTGATGACCCAAAGTAAAGGTGTCATCATTATCAATTACAAAGATATGCATAAGATTTAGTTTTTCAACCATCCAGCAATTGGATGGTTTTTATTATATAAATGACAAAAAATCTGGGAGGAATCCCAGATTTTTCTTGTCATTGCTTTCTCTTATTTTGTGCCAAACAAACGGTCGCCAGCATCGCCTAAACCAGGAACGATGTAACCTTTGTCGTTTAATTTTTCATCTAATGAAGCAGTATAGATATCAATATCTGGATGTGCTTCTTGCAAGGCTTTAACACCTTCTGGAGCTGCAACAAGGCAAACAAATTTGATGTTTGAAGCGCCACGTGCTTTCAAGGCATCGATTGCCATGATCGCTGAGCCACCTGTCGCTAACATTGGGTCAACTACGAATAATTGGCGTGCATCGATATCTTCTGGCAATTTAACAAAATATTCATGAGGTGCCAATGTTTCTTCGTCTCTGTATAATCCGATATGACCGACTTTAGCCGCTGGGATCAATTCTAAGATTCCGTCAACCATTCCAATACCTGCGCGCAAGATTGGGATAATGGCTACTTTTTTACCAGACAATGTTTTTTGTGTTGTTTCTGTGATTGGTGTTTCGATGACGATATCTTCAAGTGGCATATCACGTGATACTTCATATGCCATCAGCATAGCGATTTCATCAACAACCTCACGGAAAACTTTTGTACCACAATTTTTGTCGCGAATAATCGTTAATTTGTGTTGGATCAATGGATGGTCGATTACTTGAAATTTGCCCATTTTTTTGTCTCCTTTTTCTCTCGTTTCTTTTTAATTGTAAAACAAAATCACTGGCTTGACTAGTATTACCCGTCATTTTTCTAAAGAAAATCGAAGAAATAAAAAAACAAAGGCGTGTTCTTTTAAAAATCACCAATAAATAACAAAAACGCCTGAAAATCAGACGTTTTTTGTTATTTTTTTATTTTATTACTGGGTAAAGATGACAAAAAAACAACTATTTTTTTATCCATTCTGTCGAAAGAGTCATCGCTGCTCGTGTCGCATTTGTTTGATCCATCGCATTCACCATTACAAAATCATGGATGATGCCTTGGAAACGTGCTTGTGTCACTTCAACACCTGCTTCACGAAGCTTTCTAGCATATGCTTCTCCTTCATCTCTTAACACGTCTGCTTCTCCTGTCAAGATCATTGCAGGTGGTAGCCCTGCTAGTTCTTCTTTACTTGCACGTAAAGGAGAGGCTGTGATTTCTGCTCGTTTCTCTTCGTCTGTCGTATATTGATCCCAGAACCATTGCATTCCTTCTTTTGTTAAGAAATAATTTTCTGCAAATTCGTTATAAGAATCGGTATCAAAATTCGCATCAGTTACTGGATAGTATAATAATTGTTTTTTGATTGGTAATCCTTGACGTTGCTTTGCAAGAATCGTCATTACTGTTGCCATATTCCCACCAACGGAATCGCCTGCGACTGTCAGGTTCTCAAGATCCAAGCCTTTCGACTCAGCGAGCTCCGCAAGTTTTTGTAAAATAGCGTAGTTTTGTTCAATGGCAATCGGATATTTTGCTTCTGGTGATCGACTGTACTCAGGAAAAACCACGATCGAGTTCGTTCGAACAGCCAATTCTCGAATCAATTTATCATGTGTCTTGGCACTGCCAAATACCCAACCAGCGCCGTGTATATAAAATATGACAGGTAATTTTTCAACATTTCCTTCAGGACGGATAAAGCGCACATTGATTTGTCCCCATTCATTGGTATCGATTTTCAAATCTTCGATATCCACAGGTAATTTTTCCACAGAGGAGCCTTGAACTTCTTCTAGAAGATCACGTCCTTCTTCTGGAGGTAACTC from Enterococcus sp. DIV1094 includes these protein-coding regions:
- a CDS encoding phage antirepressor KilAC domain-containing protein, which encodes MNQPKIFDFEQNEVRTILLDNKPYFVGKDVANVLGYSNTPKAIRDHVDEEDKTQNESFTVNGTALMLINESGLYSLILKSKLPNARKFKRWVTSEVLPAIRKTGSYTNVPQSFAQALRLAADLEEKNQLLEQQIAEYEPKISYLDTILSSTDTVATSQIAADYGMSAIALNKLLNQLGVQHKVSGQWLLYRKHMNQGYTKSHTSEIPKSDGGVKVVMNTKWTQKGRVFIYNLLIAKGYYPQMDLEEIN
- a CDS encoding XRE family transcriptional regulator; the protein is MINTNKLKGLIVERGTTQQAVADSIGVDRSTFYRKMKKGGAFSIEEAQKMKIEIPLTDQEAIEIFFNGKVAFTLLSKQTT
- a CDS encoding helix-turn-helix domain-containing protein, with translation MDIGQRMKSRRKELKLSADVVAEKLGVSRSTVFRYEKGEIEKLPTNILDSVAEVLETTPAFLMGWESESVTHIETVYNQLEQSRQAKVYNFAVEELEEQKNDNNTNISELEAYRNRKRKAQKITDFPCFGFAGAGLGEALQEEKPEYIPLPSSVIPPEADFCLLVNGDSMEPSFLNGTYAFINVVHGVHSGTVAVVILNGEGLLKRVWFENNIARLESFNKKYEDIVVTEHDDFRIVGKVVM
- a CDS encoding LysM peptidoglycan-binding domain-containing protein — encoded protein: MKQKIFKLILLSFLVFLASCNNNSSSEGKKDITSTDINSTELSSNVRTQHSTEKSTDQTVETTTSQPPEPTSTNTSHGSTTYQNILDEYTTKIQSATPGLIQEFKNESVNNTSGIDGLAAISNNKVEKLAIISNEGISKMSDLYYLLSDEYSTYESWATKLTDVYTIESQKIVGEYLAYFSNQENKQITNSANSPDSEPADSINKETPSETTTIVQSGEDPRQIAERAGITVDQLFSLNGIDPNNYLLYPGQELKVK
- a CDS encoding DUF4352 domain-containing protein; amino-acid sequence: MGKKVMGSDGKMYKVKKPFYQRVWFWLIAVIVVFIGVGTLGGGDNESGSNVKKVDSEEKSTSTESTTEGQKEETFKIGDTASIDGYEIKVNSVEFQDGSEYNKPAEGKQFVIINITITNNTDEKQSFNPLDYSLNEDGVSSSTGFTYADGVDSLSSGDLDKGASVTGNLVGEANPNSKLKLRYQGNFFLSDHEVDFDLN
- a CDS encoding tyrosine-type recombinase/integrase, giving the protein MAIEKGTVEKLPSGNFRLRVTVGYNENGNPIRLNKTIDTKNRRKAYIELDSWIEQIEEHGYEDISTITFENFYENMWKKEARSMLEPRTLREYSDIIEKRFLPSLKTKKMVEIKPYQIKEIVIAAKSFRKDKDSISRKTKKRFLNALSSVFNVAKDQYRIINHNPVSDVRLPKETSLKSETPKPYSIEEVNKMFLALEEHASDKTKALVLTAFFTGAREGEIAAVEEQDFDFANNTVCFHQRVVLDENKKYQRRDGLKASDSKTIPVPESYMNYMKQFMLQNQNARVKLDIDPEHKYIFGSPEGSFELPTSLYRNWKRFIKRAQLRDIRFHDIRHTSASYLLADANIPIKAVQEILGHKDYRTTMNIYGHALEESKRAASDRFSKLFKD
- the upp gene encoding uracil phosphoribosyltransferase; translated protein: MGKFQVIDHPLIQHKLTIIRDKNCGTKVFREVVDEIAMLMAYEVSRDMPLEDIVIETPITETTQKTLSGKKVAIIPILRAGIGMVDGILELIPAAKVGHIGLYRDEETLAPHEYFVKLPEDIDARQLFVVDPMLATGGSAIMAIDALKARGASNIKFVCLVAAPEGVKALQEAHPDIDIYTASLDEKLNDKGYIVPGLGDAGDRLFGTK
- a CDS encoding alpha/beta hydrolase — encoded protein: MTDRISLEKEAIEFSDANAPHPRIYELPPEEGRDLLEEVQGSSVEKLPVDIEDLKIDTNEWGQINVRFIRPEGNVEKLPVIFYIHGAGWVFGSAKTHDKLIRELAVRTNSIVVFPEYSRSPEAKYPIAIEQNYAILQKLAELAESKGLDLENLTVAGDSVGGNMATVMTILAKQRQGLPIKKQLLYYPVTDANFDTDSYNEFAENYFLTKEGMQWFWDQYTTDEEKRAEITASPLRASKEELAGLPPAMILTGEADVLRDEGEAYARKLREAGVEVTQARFQGIIHDFVMVNAMDQTNATRAAMTLSTEWIKK